The genomic DNA TTTTCTGACACCTCGGCAGTTGTGGCAGAAAAGGCCATTGCAGAGCGAGGTCGAGTTGTAGATGTCATATCAAATGATATGTCGAAAGTTCGTAAGAAGGACCACTCAGTGTCCTTCCTGGCTGCTCGATGGATTGATCGCCATATCGTAGTCGACACTCCACCGTCTTTCGCCGGGTGGGAGCCAATTTCGAAGTTTGGCGAGAAGGCGTTTGAGGAAGCGGAGAGGCTTTCACGTCAGAAGGGTGGCTATGAAACTTTGTACTCTCGGGCGTTATGGGTTGGTTCTCACGTGGCGGCTGCCATGTTCAAGAATCGTCACCCTGAAGTCAAATGGACCGCCGAATTTTCAGATCCCCTACGTTTCGGCGTCGAAGGGCAACGCAGAGAGGGGGCCTTCACTAAAAATGCAGTCTCCGATACTCTCTTCCGAATTCTGGTTTCACGTGGGTGGGAAAGCCTCGAGGTTGAAACATTATTCGACCTTGTGGAGGCAGCAACGATGCTCCTAGCGGATGAAGTAGTCTTCACAAACGCCAATCAAGCCGACTTCATGTTGTCGCATTATCCCGCCCCATTCGCGCAAGCAGTTCGAGACAAATCGATCGTCCGGCCACATCCCACCCCACCTAATGCGTCATACTATGCGGTGCTTTCGAAGCACTCCGTCGCCTCAGACCGGGTAAATATTGGCTACTTCGGGTCCTTCTATATAAACCGTGGGCTCGGTGACTTGTTCACTGCTTTGATAAACACCAGCGCAGCGGAGCGCAGGAAGGTAGCCGTCCACATCTTCTGCAACGCGGTAGAAGAAGCGCGAACACAAGTGAGGGACTGGGGACTGGGCGACGTAGTCAGTGTCAATCCTTACCTCCCCTATATGGAGTTCCTGAACGCCTCTACAAAATTCGATGTTTTGTTGGTCAACGATGTATCACGCGGTCCTCACTTGCCCGTCAATCCTTTTCTCCCATCGAAATTGTCAGACTATCGAGGAGCGGGAGCACGAATCTGGGGTCTAATAGATCTTGATTCTCCACTTTCTAGAGAGCATATTGACTACAAATCAACAGTGGGGAATTCTCGAGCCATTATGGAGACACTAAAAGAAATAATCTCAGACCACTTCGAACGTAGCAGCCCATCCATCGGGGTGAGTTCAACCCCAACCTCATCCCTTACTTGACCGACAGCTTGAGTTTTCCGGACGAGCATTTCCTCCTTCCATCTAGTAGTATTTCGTTAGCGCTTGTGGATGGGGTCACAGCGCCGTAATGTCCGATTATGGGCACGAAAACCACCCTCCACACCCCAGATGACCTGCGCAATTTCGTTGCCGAGGTCTTCGCCTCCTTAGTCCGCAAGGACCAACGAGCCACCAGCACCTTCTACCTTCAGGGACTGATGCTCGAGGGCCGGCGGAAATCCATGCAACCCATGGCGCAGCGCTTGGGCATCGATCATCAACGACTCCAACAGTTCGTCTCCACCTCACCCTGGCTGGTCGAACCCGTAAGAAAAACCCTGGCCACCAGCGCGATTGCCCTGATGCACCCGGATGCCTTGGTCGTCGATGACACCGGCTTCGTTAAAGACGGATCAGCCTCCCCCGGGGTGGCCAGGCAGTACTCCGGCACCTTGGGCAAGGTCGGCAATGTGTCAAGCCCCGGGTTTTGTAGAGGATGATTTACTGGTCGATCAGGCCGCGTAGGCCTGACGATTGTGCCATTCCTGATGGGCTTCCCGCGGCGGGCGATACCCCAGCGCGGAGTGCAGCTGGCGATTGTTGTACCACCCGATCCACGTCGAGGTCTCCACGATCACATCGGTCAACGCCGGCCCGGTCCGTCGGTCGATCAGCTCGGCCTTGAACAGCGAATTCAACGCCTCGGCCATCGCGTTGATGCTCCGATGTTTGTCAACTCGCAGTTTCGGCTTGTCGTGGGCTGGCCTTGATGAGGTGATAGACCTCCCGGATGACATAGCGTTTGAGGCAGCGAATAATGTCACGTTTACTCTTACCCTCCGCCGTTCGTCGGGCGACGTACGCCTTCGTAGGTTCGTGATGGCGCATACGCACGATGACCGTCCGGTAGATCGCCGCGTTGAGCTGCCAGTGACCGCCGTGAATATTCGCTTCACTGGGGTCCACCGGCCGGGTGTCCGGGGGCCGGCAGGCTGAGGACGCGTTCGTAGACGTCGGGGCCACTCGTGGTGCGGTCGGGGGCCACCATGCTTACGGGTTGCGTCCTTTAGCGTGGTGTATCTGTAACTGCCGGTGACGACCCCAGGGAAGACGTGGGCGACCACCCAAGTCACCTTTCGACTCAACTCCTACATCTCCTCGAAAGGGAACCCACGATGGCCGCTGGCCCTTATTCTATCGACCCGACCGCCTACCTCGACGAACTCCTCGCCCACGCGTCCCCGGACCTGATGCGCGAGATGCTGCAGGGCTTCATCAACCAGATCCTCTCGACCCAGGCCGACCAGATCTGCGGCGCGCACTCACGCCACCGTCAGCGATACACGAACGAACACCCGCAACGGGTACCGCCACCGCGCGTTGGATACCCGCGTCGGCACCGTCGACGTCGCCGTGCCCAAGCTCCGGACCGGTTCATTCTTCCCCGACTGGCTCCTGGAGCGCCGCACCCGGGCCCAACGCGCCCTGACCACCGTCATCGCCACCTGCTACCTGAAGGGCGTGTCGACGCGTCGGATGAATGACCTGGTCGCCAGCCTGGGCATCACCAACCTGTCGAAGTCGCAGGTCTCCGAGATGGCCAAGGACCTCGACTCCATGGTCGAGGACTTCCGCACCCGACCGCTGGATACCGGCCCCTACCTGTATCTCTCCTGCGACGCGCTGACGATGAAGGTTCGCGAAGGCGGGCGGGTGGTCAAGACCTCGGTGCTGTTGGCCACCGGCGTGAACGCGGAAGGCTACCGTGAGTTGGTGGGCATGCAGGTCGCCACCGCCGAGTCGGTGGCCCCCTGGACCGGGTTCTTCCGCGACCTGAAAGCACGGGGCCTGAACGAGGTGTATCTGGTCACCAGTGACGCGCACCTGGGGATCCAGCACGCCCTGGGAGAGGTGCTGCCGAATGCGTCGTGGCAGCGGTGCCGGACGCATAACGCCCAAGAACCTCTCCGGGCTGGTGTCGAAAACCCAGTGGCCGACCTTGTCGGCGATGTTCCACACCATCTTCCAGCAGCCCGACGCTGACGCCGTGTGGGCCCAGGCCCGCGAGGTGGTGGCGTTTTGTGAGCAGAAGTTCCCGCACGTCGCGCACTCACCTGGAGGAAGCCCTCGATGAGCTGCTGGCGTTCACCCACGCGCCAAAGGCGGTGTGGACGAAGGTGTGGTCGAACAACCCCACCGAGCGGCTGAACCGGGAGATCCGTCGACGTACCGACGTCGTCGGGATCTTCCCCAACCGCGACGCCGTCATCCGACTGGTCGGTGCCGTGCTCGCCGAGCAGCATGATGACTGGATTCAGCAGAAGCGCTACATGTCGCTGACGAGCCTGGAGCAGACCAGGGCGATGATGACCGCCAACGTCATCGACGCCGACGAATCTGATCAGGAGGTCGCATGAACCAGCCGCAGCACCGGGCACGTGCCGGTCCCTGGGACCGGCACGCTGCTTGTTTTATCGAAAGGCAAAAACACCACTCAAAAGGACTTGACTGTAGGTGATATCCGCGACCCACAACATATCCGGCGCGGTGACGCAAAAGTCCCGGTCGACCAGGTCCACCGGACACTGCTCGGCGTCCGCGCTGCGCGTCGATGGTCTTTTCTGCCGCCGCCGGATCCCCACCAGCCCGTCGGCAGCCATGAGGCGCTCGACGGTGCAGCGGGCGACGTGACCGCAGGCGCCCTCGCGGTTGATCTCCGCCCACAGTTTCCGGGCGCCGTAACAGGAGTAGTTGTCGTCGAAGATGCGGCGTAGCGCCCGGGTGATCTTCCTGTCCCGGAGGGACCGGGCTGATTCAGGCCGTGATTTGTGGGCGTAATACGTGCTCAGGGCAATCTTCGCGCTGGTGGTAGCCAGAACACGGATGATGGGCTCGACCCCGACCTGGGCACGGTTGTCGTCGATGAAGGTGACGATTACTTGGGTGGGCGGCCTGGCTCCGCCGCGAAAAAGCCGAGGCCTTCTTGAGGATATCGTTGGCGCGTTTGGCTTCCGCGAGTTCGGCCCGCAGCCGGCGGTTTTCCGCTGCGAGGTCGATTGATTCGGCTGGTGTGTCGATCCCGGACTGTTTGTGGGCGCGCACCCACACGCGCAGGGTTTCTTTGCTCAGCCCGAGCTCGCCGGCGATGCGGGTGATCGCGCCACGGGCGGTGTCGGGGTTGGCTTGGGCGTGGAGCACGAGTTCGACGGCTCGTTGCTTGAGCTCTAGGGTGTACTTCGAGGGCATATGTAGGGTTCCTTTTTCCAATTCCCTACCCTCCATTAAACCCGGGGCGAACCAGGTTATCAGGAGATACAGGGCTCGGAATCAGAGGAGACTCAATCGCCCATATGTTCCGGCAGATGGGCGCACCTTGGTCGATCTATCGAACTAAACAGGAGTGAAAATGATTGGTTAGGGGTCCGACTGCAGTCCAGGCCGGGCCAATTCTTCGTCGACTGCAATCCACTCTTGGTTAGACAATTCTCCCCGAATGTCAGAAAAATTTCAGCGCCAGAGCCCTTTAGTGTCTACTACCAGCTTTTCCTTGAGGGAGGCCGCTGTTACTTCTCTAAACTCGCTATGGTCGACAAGGACCACCACCACCTCCGATTCTTCAATAGCTTGGTCCGCACCCACCAGCTTTACATTCTCGTAGCCCGCAAGCGATGTCGGCAGGTCAGAGATGTTCGGTTCCACGGCCAAGATCTGGGTGCTAGGAAACCGTTCTGCCATCGTCTTCGTGATCTCTAGCGAGGGAGACTCCCGAAGGTCATCTATATCAGCCTTGAAAGCCAAGCCTAAGGCGGCAATACTCCTTGCGTTCACATCTTTGATTGCAGTAGCGACCTTCTCCACTACCCACCCCGGTTTACTGTCATTGACTTCTCGGGCTGTCCGAATCAAGCGTGCTTCGTCCGGTGCCGTAGAGACGATAAACCAAGGGTCAACGGCGATGCAGTGGCCACCCACCCCGGGACCGGGCTGCAAGATGTTCACGCGCGGGTGGTGGTTTGCGAGTTCGATAAGTTGCCACACATCGATACCTAACTTATCGCACACTAGTGAGAGTTCATTCGCGAACGCAATATTTACATCTCGAAAAGAATTTTCAGTAAGTTTAGCCAGTTCCGCTGTGCGGTCGTTAGTACCTAGAAGTTCACCCTCGCAAAACGAGCTGTACAACTCGATCGCTCGCTGAGTCGCCTTTTCACTCATTCCACCGATGATGCGGTCGTTGGTTTTCAGTTCCTGCATGGCATTCCCAGGAAGAATCCGCTCCGGGCAATGGGCAAAGTAGATAGTTGGCTTTCCCTCTCGGTTTTCGTCGCCGTCTGCCACCAAATCTGGCCGAAGTTCCAAAACAC from Corynebacterium guangdongense includes the following:
- the wecC gene encoding UDP-N-acetyl-D-mannosamine dehydrogenase; the protein is MASQSVAFVGLGYIGLPTAVVMANSGLDVIGVDVDTEKVEKINRGEVTIVELDLEGQLKRALESGRFRATTDMPHANAFIIAVPTPFADGHAIDMKFIYSAAEAIAPMLKGNELIVLESTSPPMTTASMADRVLELRPDLVADGDENREGKPTIYFAHCPERILPGNAMQELKTNDRIIGGMSEKATQRAIELYSSFCEGELLGTNDRTAELAKLTENSFRDVNIAFANELSLVCDKLGIDVWQLIELANHHPRVNILQPGPGVGGHCIAVDPWFIVSTAPDEARLIRTAREVNDSKPGWVVEKVATAIKDVNARSIAALGLAFKADIDDLRESPSLEITKTMAERFPSTQILAVEPNISDLPTSLAGYENVKLVGADQAIEESEVVVVLVDHSEFREVTAASLKEKLVVDTKGLWR
- a CDS encoding IS3 family transposase, with the protein product MDDNRAQVGVEPIIRVLATTSAKIALSTYYAHKSRPESARSLRDRKITRALRRIFDDNYSCYGARKLWAEINREGACGHVARCTVERLMAADGLVGIRRRQKRPSTRSADAEQCPVDLVDRDFCVTAPDMLWVADITYSQVLLSGVFAFR
- a CDS encoding glycosyltransferase — protein: MNDIEHNVRAYDLLHDESARNAERDWLLKIQKRGWISPLANRDFAPGVSVIIPAHKAVDTIGITIRSLLNQSLPYAHFEVIVVCNGEDDGTSAVLNNIGEAHSEFGLRIFHSDIANAGSARNMGLSLARHEYVTFVDADDEVETNFLSQSLSLADEHLVVASPIVNCTSEGVKEEDNSLNKRIAGAADTTVALEDVPWLLGFNACKLVSTRVLLGLQYRSDLVSGEDLVFFANLLSVPGLQVKFPATGNEAAYIRHLRPDSISRQTESFDFNVRQRVDCIAALRDIRVDDSKLNARNTLENAQLGFVKRYLASRPQDSSKLEEYLAQTGFLDFPWESINAGTARDLAISYCFSPFSDTSAVVAEKAIAERGRVVDVISNDMSKVRKKDHSVSFLAARWIDRHIVVDTPPSFAGWEPISKFGEKAFEEAERLSRQKGGYETLYSRALWVGSHVAAAMFKNRHPEVKWTAEFSDPLRFGVEGQRREGAFTKNAVSDTLFRILVSRGWESLEVETLFDLVEAATMLLADEVVFTNANQADFMLSHYPAPFAQAVRDKSIVRPHPTPPNASYYAVLSKHSVASDRVNIGYFGSFYINRGLGDLFTALINTSAAERRKVAVHIFCNAVEEARTQVRDWGLGDVVSVNPYLPYMEFLNASTKFDVLLVNDVSRGPHLPVNPFLPSKLSDYRGAGARIWGLIDLDSPLSREHIDYKSTVGNSRAIMETLKEIISDHFERSSPSIGVSSTPTSSLT
- a CDS encoding transposase, with product MPSKYTLELKQRAVELVLHAQANPDTARGAITRIAGELGLSKETLRVWVRAHKQSGIDTPAESIDLAAENRRLRAELAEAKRANDILKKASAFSRRSQAAHPSNRHLHRRQPCPGRGRAHHPCSGYHQREDCPEHVLRPQITA
- a CDS encoding integrase core domain-containing protein, translating into MAEALNSLFKAELIDRRTGPALTDVIVETSTWIGWYNNRQLHSALGYRPPREAHQEWHNRQAYAA